In Natronococcus occultus SP4, the following proteins share a genomic window:
- a CDS encoding DNA polymerase II large subunit has protein sequence MREEDERYFRRLESQLDTAFDVAERAKERGADPEPEVEIPVAKDMADRVENILGIDGVAERVRELEGEMSREEAALELAEDFAEGRVGDYETKAGKVEGAVRTAVALLTEGVVAAPIEGIDKVELLENDDGTEFVNVYYAGPIRSAGGTAQALSVLVADYTRALVGIEQYDARQEEVERYAEEIGLYDKETGLQYTPKDKETKFIATHLPIMLDGEATGDEEVSGFRDLERVDTNNARGGMCLVLAEGIALKAPKIQRYTSALDEIDWPWLQDLIDGNYEADAEDGPDDAETDEDAEDEAESLEDEDALDESDDPAGPPRVGTSKKFLRDLIAGRPVFSHPCSEGGFRLRYGRARNHGFATAGVHPAAMHLVDDFLATGTQIKTERPGKAAGVVPVDTIAGPTVKLANGDVRRIDDPEEAKEIRNGVEEILDLGEYLVNYGEFVENNHPLAPASYTPEWWIQDLAAAGADVQALEDDPRIDLTDPDADRVLEWATEYDAPLHPAYTYLWHDLSVENFCTLADAVADGRVTNAGETLVLEHTDTVREALETIVIEHRQREDRLEVDDWRPLARSLGCEIRRASADGAVLEEPTVELERTWSDDDLSERARTWGHEDEPDGANAIEAVAEVAPFDVRERAPTRVGNRMGRPEKSERRDLSPPVHTLFPIGEAGGPQRNVADAAKHAETMSDTPGVVELQIGRQRCENCGTETFENRCPDCNERTTPDYRCPDCDSQIEPDEAGRVECGRCEVEATCVETREVDLNAQYRDALGSVGERENAFEILKGVKGLTSTTKVPEPIEKGVLRAKHDVSAFKDGTVRYDMTDLPVTAVRASELDVDVGQLQALGYEEDIHGEPLVHEDQLVELKVQDVVLSDGAAEHMIQTAAFIDDLLEQYYGLEPFYELEDRQDLVGELVFGMAPHTSAATVGRVIGFTSAAVGYAHPYFHAAKRRNCFHPRTKVWYRDEADEWHHERIETLVEQRLDDPERDDFGTLVQELDGELAVPSIDDTGTLTEQPIDAVSKHPAPDHLVRLETRSGREITLTPDHEVHVSENGELRSKRAGNLTTEDYAVVPEDLDIVEGTDDPRVFDLLEEFLETDAVDSSRLMIKGLEKDRLYDLFEDRLGEEWDGQFYPLTSTAEQFGLSKKTFSNYLYRESFPAALLLDLFDSREALLEFVPDDVSLGMRRDRTEIDRFVELDERVGTLLGYYAAEGFAREQETPKGRIHQTTICGTETEAREFYVEVLREAFGVEPYRENEAKVTVSGRLLRVFFESVLEAGIFAETKRVPQPIFDASDEVVAAYLRGYFSGDGGVDSNGLLVSATTVSRELKEDVLALLSRLGICGRVTVTDPVPPSEKFPELYAADDSSMTATSYVLEISSEDATRFAETVGFHLTRKDDRLRSQIDAITPRGRRVFDGGAESALVEPISTVEYVESTVDSVYCLTVAETHSLVANNMSQKQCDGDEDCVMLLLDGLLNFSKSFLPDKRGGKMDAPLVMSSRIDPSEIDDEAHNMDIVSQYPREFYLATLEQADPDAVDIQVGEDTLGTDGEYTGFEHTHDVTDIAMGPDLSAYKTLGSMMEKMDAQLELSRKLRAVDETDVAERVIEYHFLPDLIGNLRAFSRQETRCLDCGEKFRRMPLTGDCRECGGRVNLTVHQGSVNKYMQTAIQVADEYDCRDYTKQRLEVLEKSLESIFEDDKNKQSGIEDFM, from the coding sequence ATGCGCGAGGAAGACGAACGCTACTTCCGACGCCTCGAATCCCAGCTCGACACGGCGTTCGACGTCGCCGAGCGGGCCAAAGAGCGCGGCGCGGACCCCGAACCCGAGGTCGAGATTCCCGTCGCCAAGGACATGGCCGACCGCGTCGAGAACATCCTCGGGATCGACGGCGTCGCCGAGCGGGTCCGCGAGCTCGAGGGTGAGATGAGCCGCGAGGAGGCGGCGCTGGAACTCGCCGAGGACTTCGCGGAGGGACGGGTCGGCGACTACGAGACGAAAGCCGGGAAGGTCGAGGGTGCGGTTCGAACGGCGGTCGCCCTGCTCACCGAGGGGGTCGTCGCCGCACCGATCGAGGGGATCGACAAGGTCGAACTCCTCGAGAACGACGACGGCACCGAGTTCGTCAACGTTTACTACGCGGGACCGATCCGCTCGGCGGGCGGGACCGCACAGGCCCTCTCAGTGCTCGTCGCCGACTACACGCGCGCGCTCGTCGGGATCGAACAGTACGACGCACGCCAGGAAGAGGTCGAGCGCTACGCCGAGGAGATCGGCCTCTACGACAAGGAGACGGGGCTGCAGTACACCCCCAAGGACAAGGAGACGAAGTTCATCGCCACGCACCTCCCGATCATGCTCGATGGAGAGGCCACTGGCGACGAGGAGGTCTCGGGCTTTCGGGACCTAGAGCGGGTCGACACCAACAACGCCCGCGGCGGGATGTGTCTCGTTCTGGCCGAGGGAATCGCGCTGAAGGCGCCGAAGATTCAACGGTACACCTCCGCGCTCGACGAGATCGACTGGCCCTGGCTCCAGGACCTGATCGACGGGAACTACGAGGCCGACGCCGAGGACGGGCCCGACGACGCCGAAACGGACGAGGACGCCGAGGACGAGGCCGAAAGCCTCGAGGACGAGGACGCTCTCGACGAAAGCGACGACCCCGCGGGCCCGCCCCGCGTCGGGACCTCGAAGAAGTTCCTCCGAGATCTGATCGCCGGCCGCCCAGTCTTCTCTCACCCCTGTTCTGAGGGCGGGTTCAGGCTTCGTTACGGGCGAGCCCGCAACCACGGGTTCGCGACCGCCGGCGTCCACCCCGCCGCGATGCACCTGGTCGACGACTTCCTGGCGACGGGCACCCAGATCAAGACCGAACGACCCGGGAAGGCCGCCGGCGTCGTCCCCGTCGACACGATCGCGGGGCCGACGGTCAAACTCGCGAACGGAGACGTCCGTCGGATCGACGACCCCGAAGAGGCCAAAGAGATCAGAAACGGAGTCGAGGAGATCCTCGATCTCGGCGAGTACCTCGTCAACTACGGCGAGTTCGTCGAGAACAACCACCCGCTTGCACCTGCTTCCTACACCCCCGAATGGTGGATCCAGGACCTCGCGGCCGCCGGCGCCGACGTCCAGGCCCTCGAGGACGACCCCCGGATCGATCTCACCGATCCCGACGCCGACCGCGTCCTCGAGTGGGCGACCGAGTACGACGCGCCGTTACACCCCGCCTACACCTACCTCTGGCACGACCTCTCGGTCGAGAACTTCTGTACCCTCGCCGACGCCGTCGCGGACGGCCGCGTCACGAACGCCGGGGAGACGCTCGTCCTCGAGCACACCGACACCGTTCGGGAGGCCCTCGAGACGATCGTGATCGAACACCGCCAGCGCGAGGACCGCCTCGAGGTCGACGACTGGCGACCGCTCGCCCGCTCGCTCGGCTGTGAAATCCGGCGCGCGTCGGCCGACGGCGCCGTCCTCGAGGAACCGACCGTCGAGCTCGAACGCACCTGGTCCGACGACGACCTCTCCGAACGGGCTCGGACGTGGGGCCACGAGGACGAGCCCGACGGCGCGAACGCGATCGAGGCGGTCGCCGAGGTCGCCCCCTTCGACGTGCGCGAGCGCGCCCCGACGCGGGTCGGGAATCGGATGGGTCGGCCCGAGAAATCGGAGCGCCGGGATCTGAGCCCGCCGGTCCACACGCTGTTTCCCATCGGCGAGGCCGGCGGTCCCCAGCGAAACGTCGCGGACGCGGCCAAACACGCCGAGACGATGTCGGATACGCCCGGCGTCGTCGAGCTCCAGATCGGCCGCCAGCGCTGCGAGAACTGCGGGACCGAGACGTTCGAGAACCGGTGTCCGGACTGCAACGAGCGCACGACCCCCGACTACCGCTGTCCGGACTGTGACAGCCAGATCGAACCCGACGAGGCCGGCCGCGTCGAGTGCGGTCGCTGCGAGGTCGAGGCGACCTGCGTCGAGACCCGCGAGGTCGATCTCAACGCGCAGTACCGCGACGCCCTCGGATCGGTCGGCGAGCGCGAGAACGCCTTCGAGATCCTCAAGGGGGTCAAGGGACTGACCTCGACAACGAAGGTTCCCGAACCGATCGAGAAGGGAGTGTTGCGGGCCAAACACGACGTCTCGGCGTTCAAGGACGGCACCGTCCGCTACGACATGACCGACCTCCCCGTCACCGCCGTGCGGGCCAGCGAACTCGACGTCGACGTCGGCCAGCTCCAGGCGCTTGGCTACGAGGAGGACATCCACGGCGAACCGCTCGTCCACGAGGACCAGCTCGTGGAGCTGAAAGTCCAGGACGTCGTCCTCTCGGACGGCGCCGCCGAGCACATGATACAGACCGCGGCGTTCATCGACGATCTCCTCGAGCAGTACTACGGGCTCGAGCCGTTCTACGAGCTCGAGGACCGCCAGGATCTCGTGGGCGAACTCGTCTTCGGGATGGCACCTCACACGAGTGCGGCAACTGTCGGTCGAGTGATCGGATTTACGAGCGCCGCAGTGGGATACGCGCATCCGTACTTTCACGCCGCGAAACGCCGGAACTGCTTCCATCCCAGGACAAAGGTCTGGTATCGAGACGAAGCCGACGAGTGGCACCACGAACGGATCGAAACGCTCGTCGAACAGCGACTGGACGATCCGGAACGGGACGACTTCGGAACGCTGGTTCAGGAACTCGACGGCGAGCTCGCCGTCCCGTCGATCGACGACACCGGAACTCTCACCGAACAACCGATCGACGCCGTCTCGAAACATCCCGCTCCCGACCACCTCGTTCGACTCGAGACACGCAGCGGTCGCGAGATCACGCTCACGCCGGACCACGAGGTGCACGTCTCCGAGAACGGCGAGCTCCGATCGAAGCGGGCCGGCAACCTGACGACGGAGGACTATGCCGTCGTTCCCGAGGACCTCGATATCGTCGAGGGAACCGACGATCCTCGCGTCTTCGACCTTCTCGAGGAGTTTCTCGAAACCGACGCCGTCGACTCGTCCAGGCTGATGATCAAGGGCCTGGAGAAGGATCGACTGTACGACCTCTTCGAGGACCGACTCGGTGAGGAGTGGGACGGACAGTTCTATCCGCTTACGAGTACGGCCGAACAGTTCGGACTGAGCAAGAAGACGTTCAGCAACTACCTGTACCGGGAGAGCTTCCCCGCGGCATTGCTTCTCGACCTGTTCGATTCCCGCGAGGCGTTACTCGAGTTCGTTCCGGACGACGTCAGTCTCGGGATGCGACGTGACCGGACCGAGATAGATCGGTTCGTCGAACTCGACGAACGCGTCGGAACCCTGTTAGGGTACTACGCCGCCGAGGGGTTCGCGCGCGAGCAGGAAACGCCGAAGGGACGGATCCACCAGACGACGATCTGTGGCACCGAGACCGAAGCGCGGGAGTTCTACGTGGAGGTGCTTCGCGAGGCGTTCGGTGTCGAACCGTACCGCGAGAACGAGGCGAAAGTCACCGTTTCGGGTCGGCTCCTCCGGGTCTTCTTCGAGTCGGTGCTCGAGGCGGGGATCTTCGCGGAGACGAAACGCGTTCCCCAGCCGATCTTTGATGCGTCCGACGAGGTTGTCGCCGCCTACCTTCGCGGCTACTTCAGCGGCGACGGCGGCGTCGATTCGAACGGGTTGCTGGTTTCGGCGACGACCGTCAGTCGCGAACTCAAGGAAGACGTCCTCGCCCTACTGAGTCGATTGGGCATCTGTGGCCGAGTAACCGTCACCGATCCGGTACCGCCCTCCGAGAAGTTCCCGGAGCTCTACGCGGCCGACGATTCCTCGATGACCGCGACGTCGTACGTCCTCGAGATTTCGTCCGAGGACGCGACCCGGTTCGCCGAGACCGTCGGATTCCACCTCACTCGAAAGGACGACCGGTTACGGTCCCAGATCGACGCTATCACTCCGCGCGGACGGCGCGTGTTCGACGGCGGGGCCGAGTCCGCGCTCGTCGAACCGATCTCGACGGTCGAGTACGTCGAATCGACCGTCGATTCGGTCTACTGTCTCACCGTCGCGGAGACACACTCGCTCGTCGCGAACAACATGTCACAGAAACAATGCGACGGTGACGAGGACTGTGTGATGCTTCTTCTCGACGGATTGTTGAACTTCAGTAAGTCTTTCTTGCCTGATAAAAGAGGGGGAAAAATGGACGCACCCCTCGTCATGTCCTCGCGGATCGATCCTTCGGAGATCGACGACGAGGCCCACAATATGGACATCGTCTCGCAGTACCCACGCGAGTTCTACCTCGCGACCTTAGAGCAGGCCGATCCCGACGCGGTCGACATCCAGGTCGGCGAGGACACGCTGGGAACCGACGGCGAGTACACCGGATTCGAGCACACTCACGACGTCACCGACATCGCGATGGGGCCGGACCTATCGGCGTACAAGACGCTGGGCTCGATGATGGAGAAGATGGACGCCCAGCTCGAACTCTCGCGGAAACTCCGGGCGGTCGACGAGACCGACGTCGCCGAACGAGTGATCGAGTACCACTTCCTGCCGGACCTGATCGGGAACCTGCGGGCCTTTTCTCGCCAGGAGACCCGCTGTCTGGACTGCGGTGAGAAGTTCCGGCGGATGCCCCTGACCGGAGACTGTCGGGAGTGTGGCGGCCGCGTCAACCTCACGGTCCACCAGGGGTCGGTCAACAAGTACATGCAGACCGCGATCCAGGTCGCCGACGAGTACGACTGTCGGGACTACACGAAACAGCGCCTGGAGGTGCTCGAGAAGTCGCTCGAGAGCATCTTCGAGGACGACAAGAACAAACAGTCCGGGATCGAGGACTTCATGTGA
- a CDS encoding ABC transporter permease: MGLLRYTLYRLVQAVPVLIGITIITFLLANSAPGDPVRLMLQGQEVDEELIQTIEQRYGLDQPLHERYLTYMSGLVQGDFGHSIHYNEPVSDLMWSRLGPTLLLVLSAYAFAVVTAIPLGILAATKRNEPTDHVSRIVALLGVSTPSFWIGIMLILLFAVQLGWFPSTGLVYPWWGPEGYDWIDTWPELLYQTALHLLLPMIALGTLQMATLMRVERTQMIESLQGEYVKLARAYGVPERTILRKHAFQNAQLPIITIIGLNLSTALGGAVLIEYVFNINGMGRLFIEAIQTLDYQLIMGITIVIGTMFVIGVIITDISYAYIDPRVTYGEEE; the protein is encoded by the coding sequence ATGGGACTACTTCGTTACACGCTGTACCGGCTCGTTCAGGCGGTTCCCGTACTGATCGGTATCACGATCATTACGTTTCTCCTCGCGAACTCGGCGCCGGGTGATCCGGTCCGGCTCATGCTACAGGGCCAGGAGGTCGACGAGGAGCTGATTCAGACCATCGAGCAGCGGTACGGTCTCGATCAACCGCTTCACGAGCGGTATCTGACGTATATGAGCGGTCTCGTACAGGGCGATTTCGGACACAGCATTCACTACAACGAACCGGTGTCGGATCTCATGTGGAGCCGGCTCGGGCCGACGCTGTTGCTCGTTCTCTCGGCGTACGCGTTCGCGGTCGTCACCGCGATTCCGCTCGGAATCCTGGCGGCGACGAAACGAAACGAGCCGACCGACCACGTCTCCCGTATCGTGGCGCTGCTCGGTGTGAGCACCCCGTCGTTCTGGATCGGGATCATGCTGATCCTGCTCTTTGCCGTCCAGCTCGGCTGGTTCCCTTCGACCGGGCTCGTCTATCCGTGGTGGGGCCCCGAGGGGTACGACTGGATCGACACGTGGCCCGAGTTGCTCTACCAGACGGCGTTGCACCTGTTGCTCCCGATGATCGCTCTCGGGACGTTACAGATGGCGACGCTGATGCGCGTCGAACGCACACAGATGATCGAGTCGCTGCAGGGCGAGTACGTCAAGCTCGCGCGTGCCTACGGTGTTCCGGAGCGGACGATCCTCCGGAAACACGCGTTCCAGAACGCCCAGCTGCCGATCATCACGATCATCGGACTGAACCTCTCGACGGCGCTTGGCGGGGCAGTCCTGATCGAGTACGTCTTCAACATCAACGGGATGGGGCGGCTGTTCATCGAGGCGATCCAGACGCTCGACTACCAGCTAATCATGGGGATCACGATCGTGATCGGGACGATGTTCGTCATCGGCGTGATCATCACGGACATCTCCTACGCCTACATCGATCCCCGCGTCACCTACGGTGAGGAGGAGTAA
- a CDS encoding ABC transporter substrate-binding protein, with protein MANNQQVWTRRRILASGAAVSAAAVAGCIGGNGDEDEEGGEILDPEEYDYERDEPDDPDAVSDGTMVYTQELERDEDFDPVVSNDAYSFQIITQVFDGLYEFNYDYELEPKVAVDFPEVERDDTRYLYEIHDGIEFHNGEELTAEDVAHSFTAPVEEETPNMSEFDMIEDVEVIDDYQLQVDLENPYGPWEMFNHAVEIVPEGARTDDREEFNQNPIGSGPFEWSDFEFGEFIELERFDDYWDDPVPHLQGIRFEDNVDDASRVSEMLSHDTDAIGDVPNDDWDELEGEDDISVHVTESPSVTYIFFNTNEGAGTADPNVRRGIAHAFSMQDYVETYLNNAAIPLVTPTSRITNDLWDFPIDEWEEDVYPEYDPEQAEELLDEHAPDDWNPTFMAPDDERATLAERVATRLDEIGYDMEVQTMDFGAMLEQTIYSEANPDDYELYILGWTGGPDPDQYLYSLFHESMEELNNGHHYEGRDDFHDRIVEARQSADDDEREELYIGIIEEILEELPALPAYTEHNSMATGEQIRDMHVHPQMQYNPNLVSDESNVWVDD; from the coding sequence ATGGCAAACAACCAGCAGGTTTGGACCCGACGGCGAATTCTCGCCTCGGGTGCCGCGGTCTCCGCCGCGGCCGTTGCAGGGTGCATCGGTGGGAACGGCGACGAGGACGAAGAGGGCGGCGAGATCCTCGACCCCGAGGAGTACGACTACGAGCGAGACGAACCGGACGACCCCGACGCCGTCAGCGACGGGACGATGGTCTACACGCAGGAGCTCGAGCGCGACGAGGACTTCGACCCCGTCGTCTCGAACGACGCCTACAGCTTCCAGATCATCACGCAGGTGTTCGACGGGCTCTACGAGTTCAACTACGACTACGAACTCGAGCCGAAGGTCGCGGTCGACTTCCCGGAGGTCGAACGGGACGACACCCGGTATCTCTACGAGATTCACGACGGGATCGAGTTCCACAACGGTGAGGAGCTCACCGCCGAGGACGTCGCCCACTCGTTTACGGCGCCCGTCGAGGAGGAGACGCCGAACATGTCGGAGTTCGACATGATCGAAGACGTCGAGGTGATCGACGACTACCAGCTCCAGGTCGACCTCGAGAACCCGTACGGCCCCTGGGAGATGTTCAACCACGCGGTCGAGATCGTTCCGGAGGGGGCCCGGACCGACGACCGCGAGGAGTTCAACCAGAACCCGATCGGTTCGGGGCCGTTCGAGTGGAGCGATTTCGAGTTCGGCGAGTTCATCGAGCTCGAGCGGTTCGACGACTACTGGGACGACCCCGTTCCACATCTCCAGGGGATCCGGTTCGAGGACAACGTCGACGACGCGAGCCGGGTCAGCGAGATGCTCTCCCACGACACCGACGCGATCGGCGACGTTCCCAACGACGACTGGGACGAGCTCGAGGGCGAGGACGACATCAGCGTTCACGTCACCGAGAGTCCGTCGGTAACGTACATCTTCTTCAACACCAACGAGGGTGCGGGGACGGCCGATCCGAACGTTCGCCGGGGGATCGCCCACGCGTTCTCGATGCAGGATTACGTCGAGACGTACCTGAACAACGCCGCGATCCCGCTGGTGACACCGACGTCCCGGATCACCAACGACCTGTGGGATTTCCCGATCGACGAGTGGGAAGAAGACGTCTATCCCGAATACGATCCCGAGCAGGCCGAGGAGCTGCTCGACGAGCACGCGCCCGACGACTGGAACCCGACGTTCATGGCGCCCGACGACGAGCGGGCGACCCTCGCCGAGCGCGTCGCGACCCGCCTCGACGAGATCGGCTACGATATGGAGGTCCAGACGATGGACTTCGGCGCCATGCTCGAGCAGACGATCTACAGCGAGGCCAACCCCGACGACTACGAGCTGTACATCCTCGGCTGGACCGGCGGCCCGGACCCGGACCAGTACCTCTACTCGCTGTTCCACGAGAGCATGGAGGAGCTGAACAACGGCCACCACTACGAGGGACGCGACGACTTCCACGACAGAATCGTCGAAGCACGCCAGTCCGCCGACGACGACGAGCGCGAGGAGCTCTACATCGGAATCATCGAGGAGATCCTCGAGGAGCTGCCGGCGCTACCGGCCTACACCGAGCACAACTCGATGGCGACCGGCGAGCAGATCAGGGATATGCACGTCCATCCACAGATGCAGTACAACCCTAACCTCGTCTCCGACGAGAGCAACGTCTGGGTCGACGACTAA
- a CDS encoding alkaline phosphatase — protein sequence MSRNNCCTGSIAPDPDSLPPIATERRSFIKGVGALTGGAALSGRAAADDTDEESNADSAEECRNAIMFIHDGMGPTQVTGARYLKAYQEDAEQFPLNADPSETPLHMDRHEAHGTMTVFPDDPNEVVIDSAAGATSPGAIDCAASATGIGAGVKTYNGAIGGIRNEDGEFVPVETILEAASDAGLATGLVTTTRITHATPAAFAAHVPHRSMEDEIAEQYVENADVDVLLGGGKAHFDPDQREDGRDLLGAAEEQGYRIVETDEELADVDESPVLGLFTEDDSHLNYYLDRQSGTTQPGLVEMTEKALDLLSQNDEGFFIMVEAGRVDHCGHKNDPAILDEQLEGDRAVGTCLDFARDDATAPTSVVTTADHECGGFSLGRDGIYNVDYEMIDALEASVTEGIVPAIDDDVEDVTDLQEVMSEVAGIELEDVDRNHSEADIYRSIDLGPLYAEVPALRDMLNRQMLIDFTSHGHTGVDVPLYADGPNAEFFDRARDNTDIADVMADALGVK from the coding sequence ATGAGCCGCAATAACTGTTGTACCGGTAGTATCGCGCCGGACCCGGACAGTCTCCCGCCGATCGCGACCGAGCGGCGATCCTTTATCAAGGGGGTCGGTGCGCTCACCGGGGGCGCCGCGCTCTCCGGTCGAGCGGCCGCCGACGACACCGACGAGGAGAGCAACGCGGACTCCGCGGAGGAGTGTCGAAACGCGATCATGTTCATCCACGATGGGATGGGGCCGACCCAGGTCACGGGCGCTCGCTACCTCAAGGCTTACCAGGAGGACGCCGAGCAGTTCCCGCTGAACGCCGATCCGTCCGAGACGCCGCTGCACATGGATCGCCACGAGGCCCACGGGACGATGACCGTCTTCCCCGACGATCCAAACGAGGTCGTCATCGACTCGGCGGCGGGGGCGACGAGCCCAGGTGCGATCGACTGTGCCGCCTCGGCTACCGGGATCGGTGCCGGGGTCAAGACGTACAACGGCGCGATCGGCGGCATCAGAAACGAGGACGGCGAGTTCGTCCCGGTCGAGACGATCCTCGAGGCGGCCAGCGACGCGGGGCTCGCGACGGGGCTGGTGACGACCACGCGGATCACCCACGCGACGCCGGCGGCGTTCGCCGCCCACGTCCCCCACCGGTCGATGGAGGACGAAATCGCCGAACAGTACGTCGAGAACGCCGACGTCGACGTGTTGCTGGGCGGCGGGAAGGCCCACTTCGATCCCGACCAGCGTGAGGACGGCCGGGACCTGCTCGGCGCCGCGGAGGAACAGGGGTATCGGATCGTCGAGACCGACGAGGAGCTCGCCGACGTGGATGAGTCGCCGGTCCTCGGGCTCTTCACGGAGGACGACAGCCACCTGAACTACTACCTCGACCGCCAGTCGGGGACGACCCAGCCGGGGCTGGTCGAGATGACCGAGAAGGCTCTCGACTTGCTCTCGCAGAACGACGAGGGCTTTTTCATCATGGTTGAGGCGGGACGGGTCGACCACTGCGGCCACAAGAACGATCCGGCGATCCTCGACGAACAGCTCGAGGGCGACCGAGCGGTCGGCACCTGTCTGGACTTCGCGCGGGACGACGCGACGGCGCCGACCAGCGTCGTGACGACGGCGGACCACGAGTGTGGCGGCTTCTCGCTCGGCCGTGACGGGATCTACAACGTCGACTACGAGATGATCGACGCCCTCGAGGCCAGCGTCACCGAGGGGATCGTCCCGGCGATCGACGACGACGTCGAGGACGTCACGGACCTCCAGGAAGTCATGTCCGAGGTCGCCGGGATCGAACTCGAGGACGTCGACCGCAACCACTCCGAGGCCGATATCTACCGGTCGATCGACCTCGGGCCCCTGTACGCCGAAGTTCCGGCGCTTCGGGACATGCTCAACCGACAGATGCTGATCGACTTCACCTCCCACGGCCACACGGGCGTCGACGTGCCGCTGTACGCCGATGGGCCGAACGCGGAGTTCTTCGACCGGGCACGAGACAACACCGATATCGCTGACGTGATGGCTGACGCGCTGGGTGTCAAGTAA
- a CDS encoding ABC transporter permease has protein sequence MAIGESQMGDESGPSEEVEAKFGWRYTLKKVMDDATARWGLYIVAVVIVISAYTMVDSNLSRITFGMVSDFTFAEALPIFDHPERIPPPGEGESHVPPAFHADGSMAHPLGTDADGRDYFTRIVYGAQVSVSVGIVSTLIGFVGGTIVGAVAGFYGGKIDDVLMRAVETVYAIPPLILIIVFTVFVSGGSPDITYAILGVGITFIPVFARIIRSEVLSIREMDYIEAARASGVKNRNIILRHVIPNSFAPVLVYATLQIGVTILIVAGLSFLGYGAQPPTPDWGEMLNVSHGYMHANVWLSVWPGLAILVTIMGFNLFGDGLQDALDPRLKN, from the coding sequence ATGGCGATAGGCGAATCTCAGATGGGGGACGAATCGGGCCCCTCCGAGGAGGTCGAGGCGAAGTTCGGGTGGCGCTACACCCTGAAGAAGGTGATGGACGACGCGACCGCACGGTGGGGGCTGTACATCGTCGCGGTCGTGATCGTGATCTCGGCGTACACGATGGTCGACAGCAACCTCTCTCGGATCACGTTCGGGATGGTGTCGGACTTTACGTTCGCCGAGGCACTACCGATCTTCGATCACCCCGAGCGCATCCCGCCACCGGGCGAGGGCGAGAGCCACGTACCGCCGGCGTTCCACGCCGACGGATCGATGGCCCACCCGCTGGGCACCGACGCCGACGGCCGCGACTACTTCACCAGAATCGTCTACGGCGCGCAGGTGTCGGTCAGCGTCGGCATCGTTTCGACGCTGATCGGATTCGTCGGCGGGACGATCGTCGGCGCGGTCGCGGGCTTTTACGGCGGAAAGATCGACGACGTCCTCATGCGGGCCGTCGAGACGGTCTACGCCATCCCTCCGCTGATCCTCATCATCGTCTTCACCGTGTTCGTCAGCGGCGGCAGCCCCGACATCACCTACGCGATACTGGGCGTCGGGATCACGTTCATTCCGGTGTTTGCCCGCATCATCCGCAGCGAGGTGCTCTCGATCCGCGAGATGGATTACATCGAGGCCGCCAGGGCCTCGGGGGTCAAAAACCGGAACATCATCCTCCGGCACGTGATCCCGAACAGCTTCGCGCCGGTGTTGGTCTACGCGACGCTCCAGATCGGCGTCACGATCCTGATCGTCGCCGGCCTCTCGTTCCTGGGGTACGGCGCCCAGCCGCCGACGCCGGACTGGGGCGAGATGCTGAACGTCTCGCACGGGTATATGCACGCGAACGTCTGGCTGAGCGTCTGGCCGGGCCTTGCCATCCTCGTCACCATCATGGGGTTCAACCTCTTCGGCGACGGCCTGCAGGACGCGCTCGATCCGCGACTCAAGAACTAA